ATGTCGACGGTGCGCGTGAGCGTGAGCGCGAACAGGTACTCGTTCCAGGCGAGCATGAACGTGTACATGCCGACCGACACGATGCCGGGAGTCGCCACGGGCACGAGGACGCGCCACAGCGCCGTCCAGGTGCCGCCCCCGTCGACCCGGACCGCCTCGTCGAGCTCCCGCGGCAGGGTGTTGAGGTAGCCGGTCATCATGATGATCGCGTACGGCAGCGTGAAGACGAGGTACGTGAGGATGAGGCCCGGATAGGTGTCGTACAGGCCCAGCGCCACGATCAGGCCGAAGTACGGGATGAGGAGCGTGATGGGCGGGACCGCCTGCACGCTCACGACGATGACGTTGAGGGGCTCCTTGAACCGGAAGTCGAACCGGCTGAACGCGTATGCGGCGAGGATGGCCACGACGAGCGTGCACGCGACCACCGCGAGCGCGACGACGTAGCTGTTGACGAAGAACCGGAGCTTCTCGGGGTCGGTGAGGATCGACGTGTACGCCGCGAACGAGAACGACTCCGTCACGAGCCGCGGGGGCGAGGCGAAGATCTCGGTGTTCGACTTGAACGAGCTCGCGAGCATCCACAGGATCGGGAGGCCGGCGAAGAGGGCGCCGGCGAACAGGCCGAGCGCCGTGAGGGCCTTCGCGGTCGTCCGGCGGGCCCTGCGCGACACGGCCCTGCGGGGGACGCGCCGGCTCGTGACGAGGGTCTGCGTGGTCGTGGCCGAGGCGGTGATCGCCATCGTTCAGTCCTTCCTCCGCTGATGCCGTGCGTAGAACACGGCGAGGACCATCGACAGCGCGAGGACGATGACCGCGCTCGCGGATGCCGCGCCGAACTCGTACCGCGTGAACGCGAGCTTGTACGTGAAGGTGCTCACCAGCTCCGTGGCGTCGACGGGGCCGCCGCCCGTCGTCATCCAGATGAGGGCGAACTGCTGAGACGTCCAGATCAGGTCCAGCAGCGACATGCTCACGATGATCGGCCGCAGCTGCGGCAGGGTGACGGCCGTGAACCGCTGCCAGGGGCCTGCCCCGTCCACGCGTGCCGCCTCGTAGAGCTCCGAGGGGATGCCCTGGAGCCCCGCGAGAAGGCTCACCATGAAGAACGGGTAGCCGGCCCAGATGTTGACGAACGTCACGGCGCCCAGGGCGAGCGAGGGATCGGCGAGCCACTCGATCTGTCCTGCGCCGAGGAAGGAGAGCAGGTGGTTGACCACGCCGTTCGGGTTGAGCAGGAGACGCCAGAGCACCGCGACGATCGCGACCGTGAAGAGCCAGGGCAGGACGTAGATCGTGCGGTAGATCGCGATGCTCGCGCGCCCCAGGAGGCGAGAGTCGAGCAGCAGGGCGAACGCGAGACCGAGGACGAGGTGCGCCGCGACGCTCGTCACG
This window of the Microbacterium sp. AB genome carries:
- a CDS encoding carbohydrate ABC transporter permease, translated to MAITASATTTQTLVTSRRVPRRAVSRRARRTTAKALTALGLFAGALFAGLPILWMLASSFKSNTEIFASPPRLVTESFSFAAYTSILTDPEKLRFFVNSYVVALAVVACTLVVAILAAYAFSRFDFRFKEPLNVIVVSVQAVPPITLLIPYFGLIVALGLYDTYPGLILTYLVFTLPYAIIMMTGYLNTLPRELDEAVRVDGGGTWTALWRVLVPVATPGIVSVGMYTFMLAWNEYLFALTLTRTVDMRTVPIGIQLLMGQHSYEWNEMMAMSVVGSIPVLILFLFFQRYFIGGLTAGSVKS
- a CDS encoding carbohydrate ABC transporter permease, producing the protein MLSVAEESREIAAPGTSRPPAREAGARRRRIGRRAEPYLYIAPTAILIGVLLVVPIATVIGYSLFDNVISDPDPRFVGLAHFADLLVDPRFHTSIRNTLVFTVTSVAAHLVLGLAFALLLDSRLLGRASIAIYRTIYVLPWLFTVAIVAVLWRLLLNPNGVVNHLLSFLGAGQIEWLADPSLALGAVTFVNIWAGYPFFMVSLLAGLQGIPSELYEAARVDGAGPWQRFTAVTLPQLRPIIVSMSLLDLIWTSQQFALIWMTTGGGPVDATELVSTFTYKLAFTRYEFGAASASAVIVLALSMVLAVFYARHQRRKD